The following proteins are co-located in the Trichomycterus rosablanca isolate fTriRos1 chromosome 14, fTriRos1.hap1, whole genome shotgun sequence genome:
- the LOC134326599 gene encoding tripartite motif-containing protein 16-like, protein MLNWNSFHTEDPVHFLKNFRLLDPAGSAESAAITISPFLSFDDVTKSVSQLREKVEEFWKDQCEKIPDEVKKVWITSPPEPEIREDFLQYVCRFTLDPNTVNKNLRLSEENKVVTCSETLQSYPDHPDRFDIYWLQVLCRESVSGRCYWEVEWSGDDGVYIAVSYKSISRKGRGVECLFGGNDQSWSLFCSPSRFLFWHNKKNTEIIIMPSSSRIGVYVDYEAGTLSFYSVSDTMKLLHRVQTTFTQLLYQGFYLYSGSKVKLSDLTN, encoded by the exons atgctgaactggaacagctttcacacagaggatcccgtccatttcctcaag aattttcgGCTGCTGGatcctgctggatctgcagaatcagccgccatcacaatcagtcctttcctctcatttgatgatgttacaaagtctgtatctcagctgagagagaaagtagaagaattctggaaagatcagtgtgagaagataccagatgaag tgaagaaagtctggattacttcacctcctgaacctgaaatcagagaagattttctacaat atgtttgtcggttcacactggatccaaacacagtaaataaaaacctccgtctgtctgaggagaacaaagtggtgacctgcagtgaaacattacagtcgtatcctgatcatccagatagatttgatatTTACTGGTTACaggttctgtgtagagagagtgtgagtggacgctgttactgggaggttgagtggagtggggatgatggggtttatatagcagtgtcatataaaagcatcagcaggaagggacgtGGTGTTGAGTGTTTGTTTGGAGgtaatgatcagtcctggagtttgttctgttctccatCCAGATTTTTATTCTGGCACAATAAGAAAAATACTGAAATTATcataatgccgagttcctctagaataggagtgtatgtggattatgaagcaggaactctgtccttctacagcgtctctgatacaatgaagctcctccacagagttcagaccacgttcactcagctcctctaccaggggttttatctttattcaggatcaaaagtgaaactgtcagatttaacaaattaa